A single window of Astyanax mexicanus isolate ESR-SI-001 unplaced genomic scaffold, AstMex3_surface scaffold_99, whole genome shotgun sequence DNA harbors:
- the LOC125798955 gene encoding SPARC-like: QGAPVCSVLGKTYSNECLLHKEACRKKHRIGKAHTGTCSVSAAVCSEQEFEQFPYRLLDWFLLLSRMGEKYTSAPTQQCLTHTHRVQLAQGGFMALDRNRDGKLSRTDLKKLHYKNLPLEHCAPPFFQSCDRNKSKKVSLREWTSCLVNRSERWFQNFMSVKMGSPKLCPSPALPADL, translated from the exons gcaggGGGCGCCAGTGTGCAGTGTTCTAGGAAAAACCTACAGTAACGAGTGTCTCCTTCATAAAGAGGCCTGTCGTAAAAAACACCGCATCGGCAAAGCTCACACCGGCACCTGCTCAG tatctgCAGCAGTGTGTTCAGAGCAGGAGTTTGAACAGTTTCCGTATCGTTTACTCGACTGGTTTCTGCTTTTGAGCCGAATGGGAGAAAAATACACTTCAGCTCCGACTCAACAGtgtctaacacacactcacagagtgcagctcgcacag gggggGTTTATGGCGCTGGACCGGAATCGGGACGGGAAGCTGAGCCGGACGGATCTGAAGAAGCTTCACTATAAAAATCTCCCACTGGAGCACTGCGCCCCCCCATTCTTCCa GTCATGTGACAGAAACAAGAGTAAGAAGGTGAGTCTGAGGGAGTGGACATCCTGTCTGGTGAATCGTTCAGAGAGATGGTTCCAGAACTTCATGT CGGTGAAAATGGGATCTCCTAAACTCTGTCCGTCTCCAGCTCTCCCTGCAGATCTGTAA